A DNA window from Aerosakkonema funiforme FACHB-1375 contains the following coding sequences:
- a CDS encoding Dps family protein, whose product MRPLNIGLSQEQRQGAIDLLNSDLSDAYLLLIKTKKYHWDVVGPQFRSLHQLWEEHYTALTENIDAIAERVRALGGYPIGTAEGFLKHATLKEDAGTLPNAYGMVENLVADHEQVIRNMRDHIDRCAENYHDQGTADFLTGLMEQHEQMAWMLRSFIEGEQISPDGKLSADLKVPVQMK is encoded by the coding sequence ATGCGTCCGTTGAACATAGGTTTATCGCAAGAACAGCGTCAAGGTGCGATCGATTTGTTGAACAGCGATTTGTCTGATGCGTATTTACTGTTGATTAAAACCAAAAAGTACCACTGGGATGTGGTGGGGCCACAGTTCCGTTCGCTGCACCAACTGTGGGAAGAACACTATACTGCTTTGACGGAAAATATTGATGCGATCGCCGAGCGAGTTCGCGCCTTGGGTGGCTATCCCATCGGTACTGCGGAAGGCTTCTTGAAACACGCCACACTCAAAGAAGATGCTGGGACTTTGCCTAATGCTTATGGTATGGTAGAAAACCTCGTCGCCGATCACGAGCAAGTTATCCGCAATATGCGCGATCATATAGATCGCTGCGCTGAAAATTATCACGATCAAGGTACTGCCGATTTCCTCACCGGACTGATGGAACAGCACGAACAAATGGCTTGGATGTTGCGTTCCTTCATTGAAGGCGAACAAATTTCCCCTGATGGTAAGCTGTCGGCAGACCTCAAGGTTCCCGTACAAATGAAGTAG
- a CDS encoding mevalonate kinase family protein, whose protein sequence is MTDDSEWLNLFVPGRLCLFGEHSDWAGSYRHLAETPGYCIAVGTDGGIYARVRKRDGIIVACSHLPHIEPLCIAPDSAELLSIAKAGGFWSYVAGTLHEILQSYPISGLEIKCDRMDLPLKKGLSSSAAVCILVARACNELYKLGLDKRDEMELAYRGETLTPSRCGRMDQICAYGQVPTFLTFDGEDLAIETIPLGGLFYYLIVDLQGNKDTVTILRDLNNQFTNGEGAIGEGIRRALGSLNQQIVYQVRAALISGDARRVGELMVEAQTIFDRLVAPACPSQLQAPKLHQLLEYPPLQELIWGGKGVGSQGDGTAQLLARGPEERLLAQSTIESELGLPCLSLF, encoded by the coding sequence ATGACTGATGACTCCGAATGGTTGAATTTATTTGTTCCCGGTAGACTTTGCTTGTTTGGCGAACATTCCGATTGGGCTGGTTCTTATCGCCATTTGGCAGAAACACCGGGTTACTGCATTGCTGTCGGTACAGATGGGGGAATTTACGCCCGCGTTCGCAAACGAGATGGAATTATAGTAGCTTGTTCTCATCTTCCTCATATAGAACCTCTTTGTATTGCTCCAGACTCGGCAGAACTGCTTTCCATCGCCAAAGCTGGGGGTTTTTGGAGCTATGTTGCGGGTACTTTGCACGAAATTTTGCAAAGCTACCCAATTTCAGGATTAGAAATCAAGTGCGATCGCATGGATTTACCTCTCAAAAAAGGGCTCTCTTCATCAGCAGCAGTTTGCATTTTAGTGGCGAGAGCGTGCAACGAATTATACAAATTAGGTCTTGACAAACGCGACGAAATGGAATTGGCTTACCGTGGCGAAACTCTTACCCCTTCGCGCTGCGGGCGCATGGATCAAATTTGTGCCTACGGTCAAGTGCCGACTTTTCTTACTTTTGATGGTGAAGATTTAGCAATAGAAACAATTCCTTTGGGTGGTCTGTTTTACTACTTAATTGTCGATTTGCAGGGAAACAAAGACACCGTTACAATCTTGCGCGATTTGAATAACCAATTTACTAATGGCGAAGGTGCCATAGGCGAAGGAATTCGTCGCGCTCTTGGCTCTTTAAACCAACAAATAGTTTACCAAGTTCGCGCCGCTTTGATTTCTGGCGATGCGCGTCGAGTGGGTGAGTTAATGGTGGAAGCGCAAACGATATTCGATCGCCTCGTCGCACCTGCCTGTCCCTCCCAATTACAAGCGCCCAAACTGCACCAGCTACTTGAATATCCTCCCCTGCAAGAGTTAATCTGGGGTGGCAAAGGCGTGGGCTCCCAAGGCGATGGCACCGCACAGCTGCTCGCCCGTGGCCCAGAAGAACGGCTGCTTGCCCAGTCTACGATCGAGAGCGAATTGGGATTGCCTTGCCTGAGTTTGTTTTAA
- a CDS encoding SRPBCC family protein, which produces MNQGYFNPQDAVQFWEVCELMQTGVSSRAYTPSPYSSAESLFAQFDREYLKAIEH; this is translated from the coding sequence ATGAACCAAGGATATTTTAACCCACAGGATGCAGTGCAATTTTGGGAAGTGTGCGAATTGATGCAGACAGGAGTTTCGTCCCGTGCCTATACTCCCAGCCCTTATTCAAGTGCAGAAAGCTTGTTCGCTCAATTCGATCGAGAATATCTTAAAGCGATCGAACACTAG
- a CDS encoding squalene/phytoene synthase family protein — MDLRRDALEILKETSRTFYIPISRLPVELQAAVASAYLCMRAIDEIEDNPDLDNPTKAKFLRNISLTLQAAVDGSNMDDFWLGLATHQSLLPEVSIRIREWALLAPASIAPRVWDATAAMADRMAYWAMNNWTIRTEADLDRYTFGVAGAVGLLLSDLWAWYDGTRTDRTQAIGFGRGLQAVNILRNHNEDRARGVEFFPEGWTADDLQIYARRNLSLADAYTKSLPPGPALDFCQIPLTLAHATLNVMAHGEKKLSRSAVMALISQVTGAK; from the coding sequence ATGGATTTGCGTCGAGATGCCCTGGAGATTCTCAAAGAAACCAGTCGGACTTTCTACATCCCCATAAGTCGTTTGCCGGTGGAGTTGCAAGCAGCTGTGGCGTCAGCTTACCTGTGTATGCGTGCCATTGACGAAATCGAAGATAATCCCGATCTGGATAATCCCACTAAAGCAAAGTTTTTGCGAAATATTAGCCTGACCTTGCAGGCAGCGGTTGATGGTTCCAATATGGATGATTTTTGGTTGGGATTGGCTACGCACCAGAGTTTGCTGCCGGAAGTATCTATTCGCATTCGGGAATGGGCTTTACTGGCACCTGCAAGCATTGCGCCTCGCGTTTGGGATGCGACGGCGGCAATGGCCGATCGCATGGCTTACTGGGCGATGAACAACTGGACAATTCGTACAGAAGCCGATCTCGATCGCTATACGTTTGGGGTGGCTGGTGCGGTGGGGTTGTTACTTTCTGACTTATGGGCTTGGTATGATGGGACGCGCACGGATCGAACTCAGGCGATCGGCTTTGGGCGCGGCTTACAAGCTGTGAACATTTTACGCAATCACAATGAGGATCGGGCGCGTGGAGTGGAGTTCTTTCCAGAAGGCTGGACAGCCGACGATTTGCAGATTTATGCGCGTCGCAATCTCAGCCTCGCTGACGCCTATACTAAGTCTCTCCCTCCTGGGCCAGCTTTGGACTTTTGCCAAATTCCCCTCACTTTGGCTCATGCTACTCTCAACGTGATGGCTCATGGCGAGAAGAAACTCAGCCGCAGTGCGGTTATGGCGCTGATTTCCCAGGTGACCGGCGCTAAATAG
- a CDS encoding DUF1822 family protein — protein sequence MTYYPKNSGEVFLDFEALSIGAISLLPEEVKRAVEIGNQVSNEAQQWQTYLNALALFAFEKWLNERSAELSVNTEQCSILQPYLDRSIEAVCNLKIGDFRLCLIATGSQIDDRIFCPRAAIELPEFAAHFYVWLEIQEEYEQAIIRGFLRYDRLVQLCSQAKLQPESDWTYSLPLDWFDNDSDRLLLYLCCLEATAIALPEIPQRSLATLLSMQDELAAILFRLESGTRPLWEVLNWKQASAILTSKNCLDSARHLDRSQPEILHLENLLQLLTRPALNVGLWLEDKMNELAEGLAWVLMPVFAPAGSALRCSTQEFETIITELGSEGIEIPLQARGAYRELKLGDVDLRLYAVTWPFLSPENVPEWTLMLILGAYPGEVLPPGLKLGVSDSTGILVQRQTGQNSRDGYIYAQIAGTWDEKFLVSVTLKDRARGKVVSVTLPPFAFRLDR from the coding sequence ATGACTTATTACCCTAAAAATTCAGGTGAAGTGTTTCTAGACTTTGAAGCCCTAAGCATAGGAGCGATATCGCTTTTACCGGAGGAAGTTAAGCGTGCAGTAGAGATCGGCAATCAAGTTTCTAACGAAGCACAACAGTGGCAAACTTATCTCAATGCTTTGGCACTGTTCGCTTTTGAGAAATGGCTAAACGAAAGATCTGCCGAGCTTAGTGTCAATACAGAGCAATGCTCGATTTTACAACCCTATTTAGATAGGTCGATCGAGGCTGTTTGCAATTTAAAAATTGGTGATTTCAGGCTGTGCTTAATCGCCACTGGCAGTCAGATAGACGATCGGATATTTTGCCCTAGAGCGGCGATCGAATTACCGGAATTTGCCGCCCATTTTTATGTGTGGTTAGAAATTCAAGAAGAGTACGAACAAGCAATAATTCGCGGCTTTTTGCGGTACGATCGACTGGTACAATTATGCTCGCAAGCCAAGCTACAACCGGAGTCAGATTGGACGTACAGCTTGCCCCTAGATTGGTTCGATAACGATAGCGATCGCTTGTTACTTTACTTGTGCTGCTTAGAAGCGACCGCTATTGCTTTGCCAGAAATTCCCCAGCGCAGTCTTGCTACTTTATTGAGTATGCAGGATGAACTGGCAGCAATATTATTTAGGTTAGAATCGGGGACTCGTCCTTTATGGGAAGTGCTTAATTGGAAGCAGGCAAGTGCCATATTAACCAGTAAAAATTGTTTGGATTCCGCTCGTCATTTAGACCGATCGCAACCAGAAATATTGCATCTAGAAAATTTGTTACAACTGTTAACTCGACCTGCCTTAAATGTTGGACTTTGGTTAGAAGATAAGATGAATGAGTTAGCAGAAGGTTTAGCTTGGGTGCTGATGCCGGTGTTTGCTCCCGCTGGTTCTGCGTTGCGTTGTTCCACTCAAGAATTTGAAACTATCATTACAGAATTAGGTAGCGAGGGAATAGAAATTCCTTTACAAGCTCGCGGAGCTTATCGAGAGTTGAAATTGGGCGATGTTGACTTGCGTTTGTATGCGGTTACTTGGCCTTTTTTATCGCCAGAAAATGTTCCCGAATGGACTTTGATGTTAATATTGGGAGCTTACCCTGGCGAAGTGCTACCTCCCGGTCTGAAACTGGGCGTTAGCGATTCGACTGGTATTTTAGTACAACGTCAGACGGGTCAAAATAGTCGGGATGGTTATATTTATGCCCAAATTGCCGGTACGTGGGATGAGAAATTTTTAGTGAGTGTTACTTTGAAGGATAGGGCAAGGGGTAAAGTCGTATCGGTGACGTTACCTCCGTTTGCTTTTCGACTCGATCGCTAA
- a CDS encoding sugar phosphate nucleotidyltransferase yields the protein MKPTRAVIPLAGLASRLYPATKVIPKALLPVPGRDGSLRPAVDWIVREALASGVEEVVLIVSPRDGELIRSYFDEAPVAMLEGAARKRINDAWNELKPISQHLRYVYQLEPVGFGDAVLQCREVIGSEPFVLLLGDHLYKSSSPVPCVRQVLDMGTQFGKGVLGVTRRDESEIGQYGVVGVRLLPNQSSVFELTDMREKPSVSEARASLRIPGSQENKYICLFGIYLLPGHFMKYLQAAREQERGELDLSEALRCWIYTDGGFAYEVEGDFFDIGTPKNYCDTVDRFPQ from the coding sequence ATGAAACCAACACGCGCCGTCATTCCTTTAGCTGGACTCGCCTCTCGCCTGTACCCAGCGACAAAAGTTATCCCCAAAGCTTTGTTACCAGTTCCGGGACGAGATGGTTCTCTCCGTCCGGCGGTAGATTGGATTGTGCGGGAAGCACTCGCTAGCGGTGTAGAAGAAGTGGTGCTAATTGTCTCTCCCCGCGATGGGGAATTGATTCGCTCTTACTTTGACGAAGCGCCAGTAGCAATGCTGGAAGGTGCTGCTCGCAAACGCATCAATGATGCTTGGAATGAGCTTAAACCGATTTCGCAGCACTTGCGTTATGTGTATCAATTAGAACCTGTGGGTTTTGGCGATGCTGTGTTGCAATGTCGGGAAGTTATCGGTTCCGAGCCTTTTGTCCTGCTTCTGGGCGATCATCTTTATAAGTCAAGTTCTCCTGTTCCTTGCGTGCGTCAGGTGCTGGATATGGGAACTCAATTCGGCAAAGGGGTGTTGGGCGTGACTAGGCGCGACGAAAGCGAAATCGGTCAGTACGGCGTGGTAGGAGTTCGTCTGCTTCCCAACCAATCTTCTGTGTTTGAATTGACCGATATGCGCGAGAAACCTTCAGTTAGTGAGGCGCGAGCTAGTCTTCGCATTCCCGGAAGTCAGGAAAATAAATACATATGCCTGTTTGGTATTTATTTACTCCCAGGTCATTTTATGAAATATCTTCAAGCTGCAAGGGAACAGGAGCGCGGTGAACTGGATCTCTCGGAAGCTCTGCGTTGCTGGATATACACAGATGGCGGTTTTGCTTATGAAGTGGAGGGCGATTTTTTCGATATTGGCACACCGAAAAATTATTGCGATACTGTCGATCGCTTCCCCCAGTAG
- a CDS encoding B12-binding domain-containing radical SAM protein, which translates to MTAKLKSLERAVPEMTTGRKLYAPRNHRRILCIFPKYSPSFGTFQHAYPLTNGVKAFMPPQGILVVAAYLPQEWEIRFIDENVRPAKRSDYKWADVVIASGMHIQRPQLHKINELAHREGKITVIGGPSVSGCPEYYPDFDILHLGELGDATDLTIEYLDEHNERPEKQIRFETKERLPLSEFPIPAYHLLNINNYFIGSVQFSSGCPYRCEFCDIPELYGRNPRMKTPEQVLAELDAMLKVGNPGAVYFVDDNFVADRRAAMNLLPHLIDWQKRNGYPVQFACEATLNLAQSPKLLEMMREAYFGTVFCGIETPDPEALHSISKDHNLSMPILEAIKTLNSYGLEVVSGIILGLDTDTPDTADRLLEFIRLSNIPMLTINLLYALPKTPLWRRLETEGRLVFAENRESNVEFLMPYEQVVEMWRRCITTAYEPEFLYQRFAYNMEHTYPNRIKVPNSPQRASKENIRKGLIMLTKILLGVGVFGSYRQTFWRMAKPKLKAGKIENIIHVGLVAHHLIEFTRQCAKGEESASFYSQKVRQTQSFLLKAASR; encoded by the coding sequence ATGACTGCTAAGTTGAAATCTTTGGAGCGAGCGGTTCCCGAAATGACTACAGGGAGAAAGCTCTACGCACCGCGCAACCATCGTCGCATTCTCTGTATTTTTCCCAAGTACAGCCCATCTTTTGGCACATTTCAGCACGCTTATCCGCTGACGAATGGTGTTAAAGCTTTTATGCCACCTCAAGGTATTTTGGTTGTGGCTGCTTATTTACCGCAAGAGTGGGAAATTAGGTTTATTGATGAAAATGTCCGCCCTGCCAAAAGATCCGATTACAAATGGGCAGATGTGGTAATTGCTAGCGGGATGCACATTCAGCGCCCACAACTGCATAAAATTAACGAACTCGCTCATCGAGAAGGCAAAATTACAGTTATCGGTGGCCCCTCTGTCTCCGGTTGCCCTGAATATTACCCGGATTTTGATATTTTGCACTTGGGTGAGTTGGGGGATGCGACCGATTTAACGATCGAATACCTCGACGAACACAACGAACGTCCGGAAAAGCAAATTCGCTTTGAAACTAAAGAACGTCTGCCTCTCAGCGAATTTCCCATCCCAGCTTATCACTTGCTGAATATCAATAATTATTTCATTGGCAGCGTTCAGTTTTCCAGCGGTTGCCCTTATCGCTGCGAATTTTGCGATATTCCGGAACTTTACGGTCGCAATCCTCGCATGAAAACACCCGAACAGGTGTTAGCAGAACTCGATGCTATGCTGAAGGTCGGGAATCCCGGTGCGGTGTATTTTGTCGATGATAATTTTGTGGCCGATCGCCGCGCTGCCATGAATCTCCTACCTCATTTAATTGATTGGCAAAAACGCAACGGCTATCCCGTTCAATTTGCCTGCGAAGCTACCTTGAATTTAGCCCAAAGTCCCAAACTTTTGGAAATGATGCGGGAAGCTTATTTCGGTACTGTTTTTTGCGGCATCGAAACCCCAGACCCCGAAGCGCTGCACTCAATTTCCAAAGACCACAACCTCAGTATGCCGATTTTAGAAGCGATTAAAACTTTGAACAGCTACGGCTTGGAAGTGGTATCGGGAATCATCTTGGGGCTGGATACGGATACGCCAGATACGGCAGATAGACTACTCGAATTTATTCGTCTGTCTAACATTCCTATGTTGACAATCAATCTGCTTTATGCCTTACCAAAAACTCCTTTGTGGCGCAGGTTGGAAACAGAAGGAAGATTAGTTTTTGCAGAAAATCGCGAATCAAATGTCGAGTTTTTAATGCCTTACGAACAGGTGGTCGAAATGTGGCGTCGCTGCATTACAACTGCCTACGAACCGGAATTTTTATATCAACGGTTTGCTTACAACATGGAACATACTTATCCCAACCGCATTAAGGTTCCCAACAGTCCTCAGCGTGCTTCAAAAGAAAATATCCGCAAGGGTTTAATTATGTTGACTAAAATCCTGCTGGGCGTGGGTGTTTTTGGTAGCTACCGTCAAACTTTTTGGCGGATGGCCAAACCTAAATTAAAAGCAGGAAAAATTGAAAACATAATTCATGTAGGGTTAGTAGCTCATCACTTAATCGAGTTTACTCGTCAGTGTGCTAAAGGCGAGGAATCTGCTTCGTTCTACTCTCAGAAAGTACGCCAAACTCAATCCTTTTTGCTGAAAGCAGCTTCTCGGTAA
- a CDS encoding lysylphosphatidylglycerol synthase domain-containing protein: MNQIWSRTKHYLHWVMLGGMLFFFTKALRHHWEEVAAIRVDGTGWFCLAIGITASLLAFVWSGLVWGWTLQEFKYRLNFPWLVKVYLKTHIAKYLPGHVWHYYGRIWSAKQAGVSVNIATLSVVIEPFLMISAALSTAIITSQLSGTGSQNTYNCGLLAVGLVTVLMIVHPRFLNPLLQLLAKLKGKKKGCPLVQDSAFKLQRYPVKLLLGELGFVALRGAGFLLTFMALHPVSPSQIPMLINTFSLAWLAALVLPGAPGGVGVFEATAIALLDRSYSTGLVLSVVAVFRLVTILAEAIGAGLSYLDDRRFSHKYNLDNTATAAELVRID, translated from the coding sequence ATGAATCAAATTTGGTCTCGCACGAAGCATTACCTACACTGGGTAATGTTAGGAGGAATGCTATTTTTCTTTACTAAAGCGCTCAGACATCACTGGGAGGAAGTGGCAGCTATTCGCGTTGATGGTACGGGATGGTTTTGTTTGGCGATCGGCATAACTGCCAGTTTACTAGCTTTTGTTTGGTCTGGATTGGTGTGGGGTTGGACTTTACAAGAATTCAAGTATCGTCTGAACTTCCCTTGGCTGGTTAAAGTATATTTGAAAACCCATATTGCCAAGTATTTACCGGGTCACGTCTGGCACTATTACGGTCGAATTTGGAGCGCTAAACAGGCAGGGGTTTCTGTCAATATTGCTACCCTGAGCGTTGTCATCGAGCCTTTTTTAATGATATCCGCCGCTCTATCGACCGCGATAATTACCAGCCAGTTAAGTGGGACAGGATCGCAAAATACCTATAATTGTGGATTGCTAGCTGTCGGGTTAGTTACAGTACTGATGATAGTTCATCCCCGATTTCTCAATCCGCTATTGCAATTGCTGGCAAAATTAAAGGGAAAGAAAAAGGGCTGTCCTTTAGTTCAGGATTCTGCTTTTAAGCTGCAACGCTATCCTGTCAAACTTTTGTTAGGAGAATTGGGTTTTGTAGCGCTACGAGGCGCGGGATTTTTGTTAACATTTATGGCTCTGCACCCAGTTAGTCCCAGTCAAATACCAATGCTAATCAATACTTTTAGTTTAGCTTGGTTGGCGGCTCTAGTTCTACCAGGGGCACCGGGGGGAGTGGGAGTGTTTGAAGCTACAGCGATCGCACTCCTCGATCGATCTTATTCTACCGGATTGGTACTGAGTGTGGTAGCTGTTTTTCGTCTGGTTACTATCCTGGCTGAAGCGATCGGTGCTGGGTTATCTTACTTAGACGATCGTCGCTTTTCGCACAAATACAATCTCGATAACACCGCGACCGCAGCAGAACTTGTTCGCATCGACTGA
- a CDS encoding CHASE2 domain-containing protein, with translation MIPHESVFRLKVQRIHQTCLFELSWGRGQQLSATLEYPESLTRIYQDWQRTYLNFYKSELRGRVQNSGTISIRHIDWHAKLVEVEANFLQQFRIWLRSAELYEIRRQIVSGYSSFVIDRKEAQNKVDIFLTCSPLELARLPWEAWEIGSEFASAAKVRIFRTPLNIRTETNEEKYLSQMRSHRRRKARILAILGDDRGLNFEQDLSAVRSLDRIAEIKFVGWQPGREIAQLKSEIREAIADEQGWDILFFAGHSNETNFTGGEVAIAPGASILISEIAPQLTIAKKRGLQFAIFNSCSGLRIAESLIDLGLSQVAVMREPIHNAVAQAFLVQFLRSLAESKDVWESLQAACEYFQNEKNYIYPSAYLIPSLFCHPDAVLFRLKPHGVRQHLKQLLPTRQETIAVLTLILLSLQLPVQGYLLERRVLLQAMYRQFTGQIPNTKAPPPVLLVQIDQRSIDEGNLNESKPMPRDYLAKLVDRLSALNARVIGLDYLLVLPRTESDRKLSQSLRKAVQKQPYGTWFVFVETQDETGQRLKVLPEIASPKWSLQGDMAIPVGSYMKLAPGDNYYSDMLPFSYLLALAYQLNFQSYLLSTQPKLESGEDFIDQIKSDFKHQHQREYTSLFASASHLQPITAFSYNFGQTWLHPILDFSIPPEQVYERIPAWQLLKNTTDRSQLSHLQQQAVMIVPGGYLNAGVSRDGEDNFPLPAAIAYWRRQNDSDRSRIFTGGEIHAYMLHHHLTRSTIVPVPDLWAIAIAALLGKATTLALALRDRSRQKRFILLICIMLVYGLISLQVYISAALLLPFVLPSATLAIYVLPAFMRKKFSGFFLPQIHADKRR, from the coding sequence ATGATTCCTCATGAGAGCGTTTTTCGGCTCAAAGTTCAGCGCATCCATCAAACTTGTTTGTTTGAGTTATCTTGGGGCAGAGGACAGCAACTCTCTGCTACATTGGAGTATCCAGAATCGCTGACGCGGATATATCAAGACTGGCAACGAACTTATTTAAATTTTTATAAGTCGGAACTGCGGGGACGGGTACAAAACAGCGGCACTATTTCTATTCGCCATATCGACTGGCACGCCAAACTGGTAGAAGTAGAAGCAAATTTTCTGCAACAGTTTCGGATTTGGTTACGGAGTGCTGAATTATACGAAATTCGCAGGCAAATTGTCAGCGGTTATTCGTCATTTGTCATAGATCGAAAGGAAGCACAAAATAAAGTTGACATTTTTTTAACTTGCTCTCCTTTAGAGTTAGCGCGTTTACCGTGGGAAGCTTGGGAAATTGGCAGCGAATTTGCATCTGCTGCTAAGGTTCGCATTTTTCGGACTCCGCTGAATATTCGGACAGAAACAAATGAGGAAAAATATTTGTCGCAGATGCGATCGCACCGTCGCCGCAAAGCGAGGATATTAGCAATTTTAGGAGACGATCGGGGACTGAATTTCGAGCAGGATTTGTCGGCGGTGCGATCGCTCGATCGCATTGCCGAAATAAAGTTTGTCGGTTGGCAACCAGGACGGGAAATTGCACAATTAAAGTCAGAGATTCGAGAAGCGATCGCCGACGAACAAGGTTGGGACATCTTATTTTTTGCCGGACACAGCAACGAGACAAATTTTACTGGGGGAGAAGTAGCGATCGCTCCCGGTGCGTCAATTTTAATTAGCGAAATTGCACCGCAATTAACTATTGCTAAAAAAAGAGGTTTGCAATTTGCTATTTTTAATTCCTGTAGCGGTTTGAGGATTGCCGAATCGCTGATCGATTTGGGATTGAGTCAGGTTGCCGTTATGCGGGAACCTATCCACAACGCAGTCGCACAAGCATTTTTGGTGCAGTTTTTACGAAGTTTGGCCGAATCCAAAGATGTCTGGGAATCTTTACAGGCAGCTTGTGAATATTTCCAAAATGAAAAAAATTATATTTATCCATCTGCTTATCTAATTCCGTCCCTATTTTGTCACCCGGATGCAGTTTTGTTCCGACTCAAACCTCATGGGGTCAGGCAACATCTCAAACAGTTGTTGCCGACAAGACAAGAGACGATCGCTGTTTTGACATTAATTTTACTGAGTTTGCAGTTACCAGTGCAGGGATATTTGTTAGAAAGACGGGTGCTACTACAAGCAATGTATCGCCAATTTACTGGGCAAATTCCCAACACTAAAGCGCCGCCTCCTGTTTTGCTGGTTCAAATCGATCAAAGATCGATTGATGAAGGAAATCTCAATGAATCCAAACCAATGCCTCGCGATTATTTGGCTAAGTTGGTGGATCGGCTTTCGGCTTTAAATGCCAGAGTTATCGGTTTGGATTATCTCTTAGTTCTACCCCGAACTGAGAGCGATCGCAAGCTAAGTCAATCTCTGCGTAAGGCTGTCCAAAAGCAACCATACGGAACTTGGTTTGTATTTGTAGAAACTCAAGACGAAACAGGACAGCGACTCAAAGTTTTGCCTGAAATTGCCAGCCCTAAATGGAGTTTGCAAGGGGATATGGCTATACCTGTTGGCAGCTATATGAAACTCGCACCGGGAGATAATTATTACTCGGATATGTTGCCGTTTTCTTACTTATTAGCGCTAGCTTATCAACTAAATTTTCAGTCATATTTATTATCGACTCAACCCAAATTGGAAAGTGGAGAAGATTTTATCGACCAGATAAAATCCGATTTTAAACATCAGCATCAACGGGAATATACGAGTTTGTTTGCTTCGGCATCGCACCTACAACCGATTACTGCCTTTTCTTACAATTTCGGGCAAACTTGGTTGCATCCGATCCTTGATTTTTCTATTCCTCCAGAACAAGTTTACGAACGCATTCCAGCTTGGCAGTTACTCAAAAATACTACCGATCGTTCGCAGCTAAGTCACCTTCAACAGCAAGCGGTGATGATTGTACCGGGTGGATATTTGAATGCTGGAGTATCGCGGGATGGCGAGGATAATTTTCCTTTGCCTGCTGCGATCGCATACTGGCGCAGACAGAATGATTCGGATAGAAGTCGCATATTTACAGGCGGTGAAATTCATGCTTATATGCTGCATCATCACTTGACTCGAAGCACGATCGTACCTGTACCGGATCTTTGGGCGATCGCGATAGCGGCGTTGTTGGGAAAAGCCACTACGTTAGCACTTGCATTGCGCGATCGCAGTCGTCAAAAGCGGTTTATTTTGCTGATATGTATAATGTTAGTTTATGGTTTAATCAGTTTGCAAGTTTATATCTCTGCGGCATTGTTATTGCCTTTTGTTTTACCTTCAGCGACTTTGGCAATCTACGTTTTACCTGCTTTTATGAGGAAAAAATTTTCCGGATTTTTTTTACCGCAGATTCACGCAGATAAACGCAGATAA